A part of Jiangella alba genomic DNA contains:
- a CDS encoding LacI family DNA-binding transcriptional regulator: MTGIVDVAARAGVSVATVSRALRGLPGVSAATRQLVQDIAAELGYVASPSAAGLPTGRTGAVAVVSPVARGWYFTAVLEGAQEVLAQHGYDVLRYDLSEVETNRRKVFDTQLLRKRADALLIMSLPLDADEVAALHAMHRPVMVVGPIVPGIPTVRVDDVEVGRQATRHLVELGHRSIGFAGGDPDDHLGFPVSPDRRLGYAEVLRAAGIEPDPRLTVPAKFTVEAGIAAYEELAARGVRPTAVFAVSDEVAMGIMYAARHDGVRVPEDLSVVGVDDHDLSWLFGLCTVAQDVRQEGRLAATALVERLRSGVDTEPSVTTVPTRLIVRTSTAPPLRR; the protein is encoded by the coding sequence ATGACAGGAATCGTCGACGTCGCCGCCCGGGCCGGGGTCTCGGTGGCGACGGTGTCGCGGGCCCTGCGCGGGCTGCCGGGGGTGTCCGCCGCCACCCGGCAGCTCGTGCAGGACATCGCGGCCGAGCTGGGTTACGTCGCGTCGCCCAGCGCGGCCGGCCTGCCCACCGGCCGCACGGGCGCCGTCGCCGTCGTGTCGCCGGTGGCCCGCGGCTGGTACTTCACCGCCGTCCTCGAGGGCGCTCAGGAAGTGCTGGCGCAGCACGGTTACGACGTCCTGCGCTACGACCTGTCCGAGGTCGAGACCAACCGGCGCAAGGTCTTCGACACCCAGCTGCTGCGCAAGCGGGCCGACGCGCTGCTCATCATGAGCCTGCCGCTGGACGCCGACGAGGTCGCCGCGCTGCACGCCATGCACCGTCCGGTCATGGTGGTCGGGCCGATCGTGCCGGGCATCCCGACCGTCCGCGTCGACGACGTCGAGGTGGGCCGGCAGGCGACCCGCCACCTGGTCGAGCTGGGCCACCGCAGCATCGGCTTCGCCGGCGGCGACCCCGACGACCATCTCGGCTTCCCGGTCTCGCCGGACCGCCGGCTCGGCTACGCCGAGGTGCTGCGCGCGGCCGGGATCGAGCCCGACCCGCGGCTCACGGTGCCGGCCAAGTTCACCGTCGAGGCCGGCATCGCCGCGTACGAGGAGCTGGCCGCCCGCGGCGTCCGGCCGACGGCGGTGTTCGCGGTCTCCGACGAGGTCGCGATGGGCATCATGTACGCCGCCCGCCACGACGGCGTCCGGGTACCCGAGGACCTCTCCGTCGTCGGCGTCGACGACCACGACCTGTCCTGGCTGTTCGGCCTGTGCACGGTCGCCCAGGACGTGCGCCAGGAGGGCCGGCTGGCGGCGACGGCGCTGGTCGAGCGGCTGCGCTCCGGCGTCGACACCGAGCCGTCGGTCACCACCGTCCCGACCCGGCTGATCGTCCGCACGAGCACCGCGCCGCCGCTACGTAGGTAG
- a CDS encoding S9 family peptidase, producing MTQTTPETPDLPPTPFHDLDAYVALPRTGGLALSPDGRRLVTAVSTLSPDSTKYVTALWEVDPAGERPARRLTRSAKGESGAAFLPDGSLLFGSGRPDPSAKDDDEVPLLWLLPAEGGEARVVAKRPGGVGGVVVARESGTVVVASSTFPSSTDTESEEKRRKERKEKKVAAILHERYPVRYWDHDLGPDAPRLFAGVLGDGESPLDDPRVELRDLTPDAGRSLDSAAYDVSADGSTVVTVWNVPERGGFRQSLALIDVATGERRLLADDADFDFEAPKFAPDGVSVAAVKGRRSTPDEPVDQELVVITVADGATRSLTADWDRWPGVPVWTPDGAAILFASDDDGRSPIFRADLASGEITRITADDYAYSDLVVSPDGQTLYALRTSYLEPPRPVRLSATAARQDSQPLPAPAPVPALPGTLTELDTTAADGVRVRAWLALPDGASATSPAPLLLWIHGGPLGSWNAWSWRWNPWLAVAQGYAVLLPDPALSTGYGLDFIRRGWGAWGKAPFTDLMAITDAAVARDDVDDTRTAAMGGSFGGYMANWVAGNTDRFDAIVTHASLWALDQFGPTTDAAFYWVKEMSAEMAAANSPHNHVDSITTPMLVIHGDRDYRVPIGEALRLWFEIASRAQGEDGEMPHKFLYYPDENHWILTPQHAKVWYQTVFAFLAHNVLGKDWETPAILT from the coding sequence GTGACACAGACCACGCCGGAGACCCCGGACCTCCCACCCACTCCGTTCCACGACCTGGACGCCTATGTGGCCCTGCCGCGCACCGGCGGGCTGGCGCTGTCACCCGACGGCCGCCGCCTGGTCACCGCGGTGTCGACGCTGAGCCCCGACAGCACGAAGTACGTCACCGCGCTGTGGGAGGTCGACCCCGCCGGCGAGCGTCCGGCCCGCCGGCTGACCCGCAGCGCCAAGGGCGAGAGCGGCGCCGCCTTCCTGCCCGACGGCTCGCTGCTGTTCGGCTCCGGGCGCCCCGACCCGTCGGCCAAGGACGACGACGAGGTCCCGCTGCTCTGGCTGTTGCCGGCCGAGGGCGGCGAGGCGCGCGTCGTCGCGAAGCGGCCCGGCGGCGTCGGCGGCGTGGTCGTGGCGCGCGAGTCCGGCACCGTCGTGGTCGCCTCCAGCACCTTCCCCTCGTCGACCGACACCGAGTCCGAGGAGAAGCGGCGCAAGGAGCGCAAGGAGAAGAAGGTCGCCGCGATCCTGCACGAGCGCTACCCGGTGCGGTACTGGGACCACGACCTCGGGCCCGACGCGCCCCGGCTGTTCGCCGGCGTCCTGGGCGACGGCGAGTCCCCGCTCGACGACCCCCGGGTCGAGCTGCGCGACCTCACCCCCGACGCCGGCCGGTCGCTCGACTCCGCCGCCTACGACGTCAGCGCCGACGGCAGCACCGTCGTCACGGTGTGGAACGTGCCCGAGCGTGGCGGGTTCCGTCAGTCGCTGGCGCTGATCGACGTCGCGACCGGTGAGCGGCGGCTGCTGGCCGACGACGCCGACTTCGACTTCGAGGCGCCGAAGTTCGCCCCCGACGGCGTCAGCGTCGCGGCCGTCAAGGGCCGCCGCTCCACGCCGGACGAGCCGGTCGACCAGGAACTGGTGGTCATCACCGTCGCCGACGGCGCCACCCGGTCGCTCACCGCCGACTGGGACCGCTGGCCGGGCGTCCCGGTGTGGACGCCCGACGGCGCGGCCATCCTGTTCGCCTCCGACGACGACGGCCGGTCGCCGATCTTCCGGGCCGACCTCGCCAGCGGCGAGATCACCCGCATCACCGCCGACGACTACGCCTACTCCGACCTCGTCGTCTCGCCCGACGGCCAGACCCTCTACGCGCTGCGCACGTCGTACCTCGAGCCGCCGCGCCCGGTCCGGCTGTCCGCGACCGCCGCCCGGCAGGACTCCCAGCCGCTGCCGGCGCCCGCGCCCGTCCCCGCGCTGCCCGGCACCCTCACCGAGCTCGACACCACCGCCGCCGACGGCGTGCGGGTGCGGGCCTGGCTGGCGCTGCCCGACGGCGCGTCGGCGACCAGCCCGGCGCCGCTGCTGCTGTGGATCCACGGCGGCCCGCTCGGGTCGTGGAACGCGTGGTCGTGGCGGTGGAACCCGTGGCTCGCGGTCGCCCAGGGCTACGCGGTCCTGCTGCCCGACCCCGCTCTGTCGACCGGCTACGGCCTCGACTTCATCCGCCGCGGCTGGGGCGCCTGGGGCAAGGCCCCGTTCACCGACCTCATGGCCATCACCGACGCCGCCGTCGCCCGCGACGACGTCGACGACACCCGCACCGCCGCCATGGGCGGCTCGTTCGGCGGCTACATGGCCAACTGGGTGGCCGGCAACACCGACCGCTTCGACGCCATCGTCACCCACGCCAGCCTCTGGGCGCTCGACCAGTTCGGCCCGACCACCGACGCCGCCTTCTACTGGGTCAAGGAGATGTCGGCCGAGATGGCCGCGGCGAACTCGCCGCACAACCACGTCGACTCCATCACCACCCCCATGCTCGTCATCCACGGCGACCGCGACTACCGCGTCCCGATCGGCGAGGCGCTGCGGCTCTGGTTCGAGATCGCCTCCCGCGCCCAGGGCGAGGACGGCGAGATGCCGCACAAGTTCCTCTACTACCCCGACGAGAACCACTGGATCCTCACCCCGCAGCACGCGAAGGTCTGGTACCAGACGGTGTTCGCCTTCCTCGCGCACAACGTGCTGGGCAAGGACTGGGAGACGCCGGCCATCCTCACCTGA
- a CDS encoding NHL domain-containing thioredoxin family protein has protein sequence MASTGRARVRAPELVGRGGWLNTGDTTPTLADLRGRFVLLDFWTFCCINCLHVLDELRPLEERYGDVLTVVGVHSPKFVHEAEHEAVVAAVERYGVHHPVLDDPELTTWQNYAVRAWPTLTLVDPEGYVAAQFSGEGHAHALTAILDELIPVHEAKGTLRRGDGPYVPPEPEPTTLRFPGKVIALPGGTFLVSDTGNHSLVELADDLETVVRRIGGGERGLVDGGPGDARFSEPQGLTLLPSELRPHAGYDVIVADTVNHVLRGVRLADGHVTTIAGTGTPWMQGDPNGDDVSGDPRAVPMSSPWDVVWSPAHTTVVVAMAGIHQLWALDPKEPSIQVLAGTTNEGLVDGKLRDAWFAQTSGLTVTADRTLWLADSETSALRAVRDGVVESAVGTGLFDFGFRDGPAGQALLQHPLGVTALPDGSVAVSDTYNNAVRRYDPASGEVSTLATDLREPSGAVVDGEFLVVVESAAHRLTRIPLGAAATASGSAHRTQRPALDVAPGEVELVVVFDPPPGQKLDERYGPATRLTVSSTPAPLLTGGEGRDTALTRRLTVAPGSDGVLHVAAMAASCDDGGENAACHIHQQDWGIPVRVAAGGTSRIELVLSG, from the coding sequence ATGGCATCGACTGGACGGGCCCGGGTCCGCGCTCCCGAACTGGTGGGCCGCGGGGGTTGGCTGAACACCGGCGACACCACGCCGACCCTCGCGGACCTGCGCGGCCGCTTTGTGCTGCTCGACTTCTGGACCTTCTGCTGCATCAACTGCCTGCACGTCCTCGACGAGCTGCGGCCGCTGGAAGAGCGGTACGGCGACGTGCTGACGGTGGTGGGGGTGCACTCGCCGAAGTTCGTCCACGAAGCCGAGCACGAGGCGGTCGTCGCGGCGGTGGAGCGGTACGGGGTGCACCATCCGGTGCTCGACGACCCGGAGCTGACGACGTGGCAGAACTACGCCGTCCGGGCGTGGCCGACGCTGACGCTGGTCGACCCGGAGGGGTACGTCGCGGCGCAGTTCTCCGGCGAGGGCCACGCGCACGCGCTCACCGCGATCCTCGACGAGCTGATCCCGGTACACGAGGCCAAGGGCACGCTGCGCCGCGGTGACGGCCCGTACGTGCCGCCCGAGCCGGAGCCGACGACGCTGCGGTTCCCCGGGAAGGTCATCGCGCTGCCGGGCGGCACGTTCCTGGTCAGTGACACCGGCAACCACAGCCTGGTCGAGCTGGCCGACGACCTCGAGACGGTGGTGCGCCGCATCGGCGGCGGTGAGCGCGGCCTCGTCGACGGCGGGCCGGGCGACGCGCGGTTCAGCGAGCCGCAGGGCCTCACCCTGCTGCCGTCCGAGTTGCGCCCGCACGCCGGCTACGACGTGATCGTCGCCGACACCGTCAACCACGTGCTGCGCGGCGTCCGGCTGGCCGACGGCCACGTCACGACCATCGCCGGCACCGGCACGCCGTGGATGCAGGGCGACCCCAACGGCGACGACGTCAGCGGCGACCCTCGCGCCGTCCCGATGTCGTCGCCGTGGGACGTCGTCTGGTCGCCGGCCCACACCACCGTCGTCGTCGCGATGGCCGGCATCCACCAGCTCTGGGCGCTCGACCCGAAGGAGCCGTCCATCCAGGTGCTGGCCGGCACCACGAACGAAGGACTGGTCGACGGCAAGTTGCGCGACGCCTGGTTCGCGCAGACGTCGGGGCTGACGGTGACGGCGGACCGCACGCTCTGGCTGGCCGACTCCGAGACGTCGGCGCTGCGGGCGGTGCGCGACGGCGTGGTCGAGTCCGCGGTCGGCACCGGGCTGTTCGACTTCGGCTTCCGCGACGGCCCGGCCGGCCAGGCGCTGCTGCAGCACCCGCTCGGCGTCACGGCGCTGCCCGACGGCTCGGTGGCCGTCAGCGACACCTACAACAACGCCGTCCGCCGCTACGACCCCGCGTCGGGCGAGGTGAGCACGCTCGCCACCGACCTGCGCGAGCCGAGCGGCGCGGTCGTCGACGGCGAGTTCCTGGTGGTGGTCGAGTCCGCCGCGCACCGCCTCACCCGCATCCCGCTCGGAGCCGCGGCGACGGCGTCCGGCTCGGCGCACCGCACCCAGCGCCCGGCTCTCGACGTCGCGCCGGGCGAGGTCGAGCTGGTCGTCGTGTTCGACCCGCCGCCGGGCCAGAAACTGGACGAGCGCTACGGCCCCGCCACCCGGCTGACGGTGTCGTCGACGCCGGCGCCGCTGCTGACCGGCGGCGAGGGCCGCGACACCGCGCTCACCCGCCGGCTGACGGTCGCGCCCGGCAGCGACGGCGTCCTGCACGTCGCCGCCATGGCCGCGTCCTGCGACGACGGCGGCGAGAACGCCGCCTGCCACATCCACCAGCAGGACTGGGGCATCCCGGTCCGCGTGGCAGCCGGCGGCACCAGTCGCATCGAGCTCGTGCTGTCTGGCTGA
- a CDS encoding carbohydrate ABC transporter permease: MSGAVIPTPAVQEELAGVEPATISGRARKRLTSRWASLAALVIAVLWTIPTFGLLLTSFRPEQSLKTTGWWTWFTNPELTLANYDEVLYGGTALSTYFVNSIVITIPSVIIPVTIACLAAYAFAWMRFPYRDTLFVAVFALQIVPLQIALIPLLKMYVDTGLHGGGSFWPLWISHTIFALPLAIFLLHNFFKEVPSELVEAARVDGAGHVTIFLRIMLPLVTPAIAAFGIFQFLWVWNDLLVAVTMVGGTRDVAPLTARIAELSGSQGTEWHLLAAGAFVSMVIPVIVFLSLQRYFVRGLLAGSVKG, encoded by the coding sequence ATGAGCGGCGCCGTCATCCCGACCCCGGCCGTCCAGGAGGAGCTCGCGGGCGTCGAGCCGGCCACCATCTCCGGCCGGGCCCGCAAGCGGCTGACGTCGCGCTGGGCCTCGCTCGCCGCGCTGGTCATCGCGGTGCTGTGGACCATCCCGACGTTCGGCCTGCTGCTGACGTCGTTCCGGCCCGAGCAGTCGCTGAAGACCACCGGCTGGTGGACCTGGTTCACCAACCCGGAACTGACCCTCGCAAACTACGACGAGGTGCTCTACGGCGGCACCGCGCTGTCGACGTACTTCGTCAACTCGATCGTCATCACGATCCCGTCGGTGATCATCCCGGTGACGATCGCGTGCCTCGCGGCGTACGCGTTCGCGTGGATGCGCTTCCCGTACCGCGACACCCTGTTCGTCGCGGTGTTCGCGCTGCAGATCGTGCCGCTGCAGATCGCGCTGATCCCGCTGCTGAAGATGTACGTCGACACCGGCCTGCACGGCGGCGGGTCGTTCTGGCCGCTGTGGATCTCGCACACGATCTTCGCGCTGCCACTGGCGATCTTCCTGCTGCACAACTTCTTCAAGGAGGTGCCGTCGGAGCTGGTCGAGGCGGCCCGGGTCGACGGCGCGGGACACGTCACGATCTTCCTGCGCATCATGCTGCCGCTGGTCACACCGGCGATCGCCGCCTTCGGCATCTTCCAGTTCCTGTGGGTCTGGAACGACCTGCTGGTCGCGGTCACGATGGTCGGCGGCACCCGGGACGTCGCGCCGCTGACGGCCCGCATCGCCGAGCTGTCCGGCAGCCAGGGCACGGAATGGCACCTGCTCGCGGCGGGCGCGTTCGTGTCGATGGTCATCCCGGTGATCGTGTTCCTGTCGCTGCAGCGGTACTTCGTCCGCGGATTGCTCGCGGGTAGCGTCAAGGGGTGA
- a CDS encoding PH domain-containing protein has protein sequence MSTDSEPEPGPEPAPEPGPDPGPEPDAAADVPWQRLDTRVVWVDTAKTVLSMVPAGVAIAFFGAEINWGSMGPILVASALGVLGGLADLLRWVKTRYRITDDYVERRTGLLVRKHRSIRRDRIRSVDTSAKFRHRLTGLRVVTVGAGQHSATGESALTLDAVRAETAERLRQELLYGGPVEHTDTAGAEAEAEPAPTPRDEQVYARLQRSWVLYNVFSVWAFLMAGGLLWGTYWALRMFGVDLRGFVEGLVDWDAIGGGWTIAIGVATVGVIGVAGLAINFFTENWRFVLVRVPGDRGTVLRTSQGLFKTREVNRDDNRLRGVSIDEPLLWRWMGMADTAVISTGLTMMSMTPSAQILPRGPIGVARRVAGQVLRTDHSPLDRPLRPHPLRALRRRVGWALIATAGVTGLLAWLTTLIDAMPGRVWLAGLALLPITLALAAVAYRSLGHTVADGYLVTRSGAWSRSTAALQSRAIVGVTFRQSLLQRRLRLATVEVSTAAGFGAYQAIDVESADAVDLADRAVPGLLTEFRAPAPATAPADAAADTVAEPAGAQAQP, from the coding sequence ATGAGCACCGACTCCGAGCCCGAGCCCGGCCCCGAGCCGGCGCCCGAGCCCGGCCCCGATCCCGGCCCCGAGCCGGATGCCGCCGCCGACGTGCCCTGGCAGCGCCTCGACACCCGTGTCGTCTGGGTCGACACCGCGAAGACGGTGCTCTCCATGGTGCCGGCCGGCGTCGCCATCGCGTTCTTCGGCGCCGAGATCAACTGGGGCAGCATGGGCCCCATCCTGGTCGCCAGCGCGCTCGGCGTCCTCGGCGGCCTGGCCGACCTGCTGCGCTGGGTGAAGACGCGCTACCGCATCACCGACGACTACGTCGAGCGGCGCACCGGGCTGCTGGTCCGCAAGCACCGCTCCATCCGGCGCGACCGCATCCGCAGCGTCGACACGTCGGCGAAGTTCCGGCACCGGCTGACCGGCCTGCGCGTCGTCACCGTCGGCGCCGGTCAGCACAGCGCGACCGGCGAGTCGGCGCTGACCCTCGACGCCGTCCGGGCCGAGACCGCCGAACGGCTGCGGCAGGAACTGCTCTACGGCGGGCCGGTCGAGCACACAGACACGGCCGGGGCCGAGGCCGAGGCCGAACCCGCGCCGACGCCGCGCGACGAGCAGGTGTACGCCCGGCTGCAGCGGTCCTGGGTGCTCTACAACGTGTTCAGCGTCTGGGCCTTCCTCATGGCGGGCGGCCTGCTGTGGGGCACCTACTGGGCGCTGCGGATGTTCGGCGTCGACCTGCGCGGGTTCGTCGAGGGCCTCGTCGACTGGGACGCCATCGGCGGCGGCTGGACCATCGCCATCGGGGTGGCGACGGTCGGCGTCATCGGCGTCGCCGGCCTGGCGATCAACTTCTTCACCGAGAACTGGCGGTTCGTGCTGGTCCGGGTCCCCGGCGACCGCGGCACCGTGCTGCGCACCAGCCAGGGCCTGTTCAAGACGCGGGAGGTCAACCGCGACGACAACCGGCTGCGTGGGGTCTCCATCGACGAGCCGCTGTTGTGGCGGTGGATGGGCATGGCCGACACCGCCGTCATCTCCACCGGCCTGACGATGATGAGCATGACGCCGTCGGCGCAGATCCTGCCGCGCGGTCCCATCGGCGTCGCCCGCCGGGTGGCCGGGCAGGTGCTGCGCACCGACCACAGCCCGCTGGACCGGCCGCTGCGGCCGCACCCGCTGCGCGCGCTGCGCCGCCGGGTCGGCTGGGCGCTCATCGCCACGGCCGGCGTCACCGGCCTGCTGGCCTGGCTGACGACGCTGATCGACGCCATGCCCGGCCGCGTGTGGCTGGCCGGGCTCGCGCTGCTGCCCATCACGCTGGCGCTGGCCGCGGTGGCGTACCGCTCGCTCGGGCACACCGTCGCCGACGGCTACCTCGTCACCCGCTCCGGCGCCTGGAGCCGCAGCACCGCGGCGTTGCAGAGCCGGGCCATCGTCGGCGTCACGTTCCGTCAGTCGCTACTGCAGCGCCGGCTCCGGCTGGCCACGGTCGAGGTGTCCACCGCGGCCGGGTTCGGCGCCTACCAGGCCATCGACGTCGAGTCCGCCGACGCCGTCGACCTCGCCGACCGCGCGGTGCCCGGCCTGCTCACCGAGTTCCGGGCGCCGGCGCCGGCCACGGCTCCCGCCGACGCCGCCGCCGACACCGTCGCGGAGCCGGCCGGGGCTCAGGCCCAGCCGTAG
- a CDS encoding TetR/AcrR family transcriptional regulator has protein sequence MRPRNGATDQKSRSFIEAARRGQIVQATIETLADVGYAKTSFARIAEQAGISAGLISYHFDHKAELFQQVVADVNALMDGWITEHIGDAATYREALQRLIEGFVLFCDSHRAHVLALGQVLAGVGGQENGELVRSQREQSVGQLEQMLREGQEHGEFRDFSPRFMAVTLLGSLEAISGELFARPGTDVAAYAKELSMTYDLAVRRSRLSRITRG, from the coding sequence ATGCGACCAAGAAATGGAGCGACCGACCAGAAGTCCCGGTCCTTCATCGAGGCCGCCCGCCGCGGGCAGATCGTCCAGGCCACCATCGAGACGCTGGCCGACGTCGGCTACGCCAAGACGTCGTTCGCCCGCATCGCCGAGCAGGCCGGCATCAGCGCCGGCCTCATCTCGTACCACTTCGACCACAAGGCCGAGCTGTTCCAGCAGGTGGTCGCCGACGTCAACGCGCTCATGGACGGCTGGATCACCGAGCACATCGGCGACGCCGCCACCTACCGCGAGGCGCTGCAGCGGCTCATCGAGGGCTTCGTCCTGTTCTGCGACTCGCACCGCGCGCACGTGCTCGCGCTCGGCCAGGTGCTGGCCGGTGTCGGAGGGCAGGAGAACGGCGAGCTGGTGCGGTCGCAGCGCGAGCAGTCCGTCGGCCAGCTCGAGCAGATGCTGCGCGAGGGCCAGGAGCACGGCGAGTTCCGCGACTTCTCGCCCCGGTTCATGGCGGTCACCCTGCTCGGCAGCCTCGAGGCCATCTCCGGCGAGCTGTTCGCCCGCCCCGGCACCGACGTCGCCGCCTACGCGAAGGAGCTGTCCATGACGTACGACCTCGCCGTCCGCCGGTCGCGGCTGAGCCGGATCACCCGTGGCTGA
- a CDS encoding PH domain-containing protein, with protein MADQPIDLRPPEHRVERRAIGLWTLQSLIGFAVLAGLLLAAYLIFDGARSWLGPILVVVAVWGAVVTLVMPLWRYAVHRWEVTEDAVYAATGWIVREWRVAPISRIQTVDTTRGPLEQALKLATLEVTTASSRGPIKVPGIDATVAAEVAAKLAKITQRTPGDAT; from the coding sequence GTGGCTGACCAGCCGATCGACCTGCGGCCGCCCGAGCACCGGGTCGAGCGCCGCGCCATCGGCCTGTGGACGCTGCAGTCGCTCATCGGCTTCGCCGTCCTGGCCGGCCTGCTGCTCGCGGCCTACCTGATCTTCGACGGCGCGCGCTCCTGGCTCGGCCCGATCCTCGTGGTCGTCGCGGTGTGGGGCGCCGTCGTCACGCTGGTGATGCCGCTGTGGCGCTACGCCGTGCACCGCTGGGAGGTCACCGAGGACGCCGTCTACGCCGCCACCGGCTGGATCGTCCGCGAGTGGCGCGTCGCGCCGATCTCCCGCATCCAGACCGTCGACACCACGCGCGGGCCGCTCGAGCAGGCGCTCAAGCTGGCGACGCTGGAGGTCACGACGGCGTCCTCGCGCGGGCCGATCAAGGTGCCCGGCATCGACGCCACCGTCGCCGCCGAGGTGGCGGCGAAGCTGGCGAAGATCACCCAGCGCACCCCCGGCGACGCGACATGA
- a CDS encoding DEAD/DEAH box helicase — MTSYDPAGTSGTDSRPYRQRPERRGGPRRDDGGHRREGGFRRDGDGLGREGGRPYGRRPFRGDRRQGGRPNDRRSFDPARRAAIDAFDPAGSAFSGMGVPERVVKILGVDGIVEPTPVQAAVMPDAMAGNDVLGRARTGSGKTLAFGLPILARLAGERSEPNRPRALIVVPTRELAGQVTAALEPLAEPLRLRMVTVYGGAPYDRQIRRLDRGADIVVATPGRLSDLIEKGICKLDDVEVVALDEADHLCDLGFFPVVDELLAATPEGGQRMLLSATLDGDVDKLVRRHLNAPAKHEIDPDAGSVTTMDHHVLVVGPYNKLEIMTELMKANPRSIVFTRTKDGATRLAEDLEDAGVAAVDLHGDLSQRVRERNLDRFRSGRAKVVVATDVAARGIHVDGVGMVVHFDPAGEPKSYLHRSGRTARAGATGAVVTVATPRQVRGMGDLLRRAGVTAKNVDARAVEGPITPTALADAPAMAPERERPRSSGNGRPNRSGRPYKGGGAGRGRPSGYRRRD; from the coding sequence GTGACTTCGTACGACCCTGCCGGCACGTCCGGCACCGACTCCCGTCCCTACCGCCAGCGGCCCGAGCGCCGTGGCGGCCCTCGTCGCGACGACGGCGGCCACCGGCGTGAGGGCGGGTTCCGCCGCGACGGCGACGGCCTCGGCCGCGAGGGTGGCCGTCCCTACGGCCGTCGTCCGTTCCGCGGCGACCGCCGCCAGGGCGGGCGTCCCAACGACCGCCGCTCCTTCGACCCCGCCCGCCGCGCCGCCATCGACGCGTTCGACCCGGCCGGCTCGGCGTTCTCCGGCATGGGCGTGCCCGAGCGCGTCGTCAAGATCCTCGGCGTCGACGGCATCGTCGAGCCCACCCCCGTCCAGGCGGCGGTCATGCCCGACGCCATGGCCGGCAACGACGTCCTCGGCCGGGCCCGCACGGGCTCGGGCAAGACGCTCGCGTTCGGCCTGCCCATCCTCGCCCGGCTGGCCGGCGAGCGCAGCGAGCCCAACCGCCCGCGTGCGCTGATCGTCGTCCCCACCCGCGAGCTGGCCGGCCAGGTCACCGCCGCGCTCGAGCCGCTGGCCGAGCCGCTGCGGCTGCGCATGGTCACGGTCTACGGCGGCGCGCCGTACGACCGCCAGATCCGCCGGCTCGACCGCGGCGCCGACATCGTCGTCGCCACGCCGGGCCGCCTGAGCGACCTCATCGAGAAGGGCATCTGCAAGCTCGACGACGTCGAGGTCGTCGCGCTCGACGAGGCCGACCACCTCTGCGACCTCGGGTTCTTCCCCGTCGTCGACGAGCTGCTCGCGGCCACGCCCGAGGGCGGGCAGCGCATGCTGCTGTCGGCCACGCTCGACGGCGACGTCGACAAGCTGGTCCGCCGGCACCTCAACGCCCCGGCCAAGCACGAGATCGACCCCGACGCCGGCTCCGTCACCACCATGGACCACCACGTGCTCGTGGTCGGCCCGTACAACAAGCTCGAGATCATGACCGAGCTGATGAAGGCCAACCCGCGCAGCATCGTCTTCACCCGCACCAAGGACGGCGCCACCCGGCTGGCCGAGGACCTCGAGGACGCCGGCGTCGCCGCCGTCGACCTGCACGGCGACCTCTCGCAGCGGGTCCGCGAGCGCAACCTCGACCGGTTCCGCTCCGGCCGGGCGAAGGTGGTCGTCGCCACCGACGTCGCGGCCCGCGGCATCCACGTCGACGGCGTCGGCATGGTCGTGCACTTCGACCCGGCCGGCGAGCCGAAGTCGTACCTGCACCGGTCCGGCCGCACGGCCCGCGCCGGCGCCACGGGCGCCGTCGTCACGGTCGCGACGCCGCGGCAGGTGCGCGGCATGGGCGACCTGCTCCGCCGCGCCGGCGTCACCGCGAAGAACGTCGACGCTCGTGCCGTCGAGGGCCCCATCACCCCGACGGCGCTGGCCGACGCTCCGGCCATGGCGCCGGAGCGCGAGCGGCCGCGGTCGTCCGGCAACGGCCGGCCGAACCGCTCCGGTCGTCCGTACAAGGGCGGCGGCGCCGGCCGCGGCCGCCCGTCGGGTTACCGCCGCCGCGACTGA
- a CDS encoding PPOX class F420-dependent oxidoreductase, translating into MSDDSFRKLLTAQRMGVLATVKRDGRPQVSVVTYVYDLGSDLIRISTRDPLAKTRNLRRDPRATLQVTGPDGGSWAAAEGTAQLSAVARDPHDDVVEALVEHYRDARGEHPDWDDFRAAMVRDERLLLQLPVDHVYGWA; encoded by the coding sequence ATGAGCGATGATTCCTTCCGCAAGCTTCTCACCGCGCAGCGCATGGGCGTCCTGGCCACGGTGAAGCGCGACGGCCGGCCGCAGGTGTCCGTGGTGACCTACGTCTACGACCTCGGCTCCGACCTCATCCGCATCTCGACCCGCGACCCGCTGGCCAAGACCCGCAACCTGCGCCGCGACCCGCGAGCGACACTGCAGGTGACCGGTCCGGACGGCGGTTCGTGGGCGGCCGCGGAGGGCACCGCGCAGCTCAGCGCCGTGGCCCGCGACCCGCACGACGACGTCGTCGAGGCGCTGGTCGAGCACTACCGCGACGCCCGCGGCGAGCACCCCGACTGGGACGACTTCCGCGCCGCCATGGTCCGCGACGAGCGGCTGCTGCTGCAGCTGCCCGTCGACCACGTCTACGGCTGGGCCTGA